In one Gammaproteobacteria bacterium genomic region, the following are encoded:
- a CDS encoding TRZ/ATZ family hydrolase yields the protein MEQVDTLINARWIIPVEPHETVLEHHSLALRDGRIAALLPRAEAAARYRAAAVVELAAHALIPGLINAHTHAAMSLLRGLADDLPLMEWLQEHIWPAEGAWVSPEFVRDGTELAVAEMLRGGTTCFNDMYFFPDETARSAAAAGMRAVVGMILIDFPTAWAQNADDYLSKGLAVHDEFRHHPLISTAFAPHAPYTVSDAPLQRVQTLAEELDVPIHMHIHETEHEVTEAAQQNGLRPLARLEQLGLLSPHLLGVHMTQLSDGEINAYGRAGGHVVHCPESNLKLASGFCPVQRLLEAGVNLALGTDGAASNNDLDMFSEMRSAALLAKAVARRASAVPAARALAMATLGGARALGLEEETGSLVAGKAADVVAVNLGEAETQPVYHPVSQLVYACGRDKVTDVWVAGRHVLKDRVLTTVDEHDILAKAQAWQQKIRQYD from the coding sequence ATGGAACAGGTGGACACGCTGATCAACGCCCGCTGGATCATTCCGGTGGAGCCGCACGAAACAGTGCTGGAGCACCACAGCCTGGCGCTGCGGGACGGCCGCATTGCGGCGCTGCTGCCCCGGGCCGAGGCGGCGGCCCGCTACCGCGCGGCAGCGGTGGTGGAGCTGGCGGCGCACGCCCTCATACCCGGTCTGATCAATGCCCACACCCACGCCGCCATGTCGCTGCTGCGTGGTCTGGCGGACGATCTGCCCCTGATGGAGTGGCTCCAGGAACACATCTGGCCGGCGGAAGGAGCCTGGGTAAGTCCCGAGTTCGTGCGCGACGGCACCGAACTGGCGGTGGCCGAAATGCTCAGGGGCGGCACCACCTGCTTCAACGATATGTATTTTTTCCCCGACGAGACCGCCCGCAGCGCCGCCGCCGCAGGCATGCGGGCGGTGGTGGGCATGATCCTCATCGACTTCCCCACGGCCTGGGCCCAAAACGCCGATGACTACCTCAGCAAGGGCCTGGCCGTGCACGACGAATTCCGCCACCACCCTCTGATCAGCACCGCCTTCGCCCCCCACGCCCCCTACACCGTCTCCGACGCCCCCTTGCAGCGGGTGCAGACACTGGCGGAAGAACTGGATGTGCCCATTCACATGCACATTCACGAAACGGAACACGAAGTGACGGAGGCGGCGCAGCAAAACGGCCTGCGCCCCCTGGCCCGCCTGGAACAACTGGGACTGCTGTCACCGCACCTGCTGGGCGTCCACATGACCCAGCTCAGCGACGGCGAGATCAACGCCTACGGCCGCGCCGGCGGCCACGTGGTGCACTGCCCCGAGTCCAATTTGAAACTGGCCAGCGGCTTTTGCCCGGTGCAGCGGCTGCTGGAAGCCGGCGTCAACCTGGCCCTGGGCACCGACGGCGCCGCCAGCAACAACGACCTGGACATGTTCTCAGAGATGCGCAGCGCCGCCCTGCTGGCCAAGGCAGTGGCCAGGCGGGCCAGCGCCGTGCCCGCCGCCCGCGCCCTGGCCATGGCCACCCTGGGCGGCGCCCGCGCCCTGGGGCTGGAGGAAGAAACCGGCTCCCTGGTCGCGGGCAAGGCGGCCGATGTGGTGGCCGTCAATCTGGGAGAGGCGGAGACCCAGCCCGTCTATCACCCCGTTTCCCAACTGGTCTACGCCTGCGGGCGCGACAAAGTCACCGATGTCTGGGTGGCCGGCCGCCACGTGCTCAAAGACCGGGTTCTGACCACCGTGGACGAACACGATATCCTGGCCAAGGCCCAGGCCTGGCAGCAAAAAATCCGCCAATACGATTGA
- the ubiG gene encoding bifunctional 2-polyprenyl-6-hydroxyphenol methylase/3-demethylubiquinol 3-O-methyltransferase UbiG, with the protein MTGTNNIDPAEVAKFDASATRWWDPEGEYKPLHEINPLRLRYIQQRVDLAGRRVADIGCGGGILAEGLARAGARVTAVDMAGGALAVARLHALESGVEVDYRQMTGEALAQQEGGTFDAVTCMELLEHVPDPASLIAACAALVKPGGDVLLSTLNRNPKAYLHAIIGAEYLLKLLPKGTHDYAKFIRPAELARWLRAAGLELDDLTGLHYNPLTRRYRLGGDIDVNYLAHAQKPL; encoded by the coding sequence ATGACCGGAACCAACAACATCGACCCGGCCGAAGTGGCCAAATTCGACGCCAGCGCCACCCGCTGGTGGGACCCCGAGGGGGAATACAAGCCGCTCCATGAGATCAACCCCTTAAGGTTGCGCTACATCCAACAACGGGTGGACCTGGCCGGCAGGCGGGTGGCGGACATCGGCTGCGGCGGCGGCATCCTGGCGGAAGGCCTGGCGCGGGCCGGCGCCCGGGTCACCGCCGTGGACATGGCCGGCGGCGCCCTGGCGGTGGCGCGGCTGCATGCCCTGGAATCCGGAGTGGAGGTGGACTACCGGCAAATGACCGGGGAAGCGCTGGCGCAACAGGAAGGCGGGACCTTCGACGCAGTCACCTGCATGGAACTGTTGGAACACGTGCCCGACCCGGCCTCGCTCATCGCCGCCTGCGCCGCGCTGGTCAAACCGGGCGGCGATGTGCTCCTCTCCACCCTGAACCGCAACCCCAAAGCCTACCTGCACGCCATCATCGGCGCAGAGTACCTGCTAAAGCTGCTGCCCAAGGGCACCCACGATTACGCCAAATTCATCCGCCCGGCGGAACTGGCCCGCTGGCTGCGCGCCGCCGGCCTGGAACTGGACGACCTCACCGGGCTGCACTACAACCCCCTTACCCGCCGCTACCGCCTGGGCGGCGACATCGATGTAAACTATCTTGCCCACGCCCAAAAGCCCCTGTGA
- the gph gene encoding phosphoglycolate phosphatase (PGP is an essential enzyme in the glycolate salvage pathway in higher organisms (photorespiration in plants). Phosphoglycolate results from the oxidase activity of RubisCO in the Calvin cycle when concentrations of carbon dioxide are low relative to oxygen. This enzyme is a member of the Haloacid Dehalogenase (HAD) superfamily of aspartate-nucleophile hydrolase enzymes (PF00702).): MLFDLDGTLADTAPDLAWALNTLRQEQGLPPLPFAAIRPVVSHGANALLQTGFGLTPEEPGHTALRQRYLALYRDNICRKTRLFPGMAALLDFIEGHGKNWGVVTNKPAFLTQPLLAALGLTARAACIISGDSLPQRKPHPAPLLAGCAQAGSTPCQCLYVGDARRDIQAGRAAGMATAVALFGYLDPADAPADWGADVLADSAAALKSYLAGGQ; encoded by the coding sequence GTGCTGTTCGATCTGGATGGCACCCTGGCCGACACCGCCCCTGACCTCGCCTGGGCCCTGAACACGCTGCGGCAGGAGCAGGGCCTGCCCCCCCTGCCCTTCGCCGCCATCCGGCCGGTAGTGTCGCACGGCGCCAACGCCCTGCTGCAAACCGGTTTTGGCCTAACACCGGAGGAGCCGGGGCACACCGCCCTGCGGCAGCGCTACCTCGCCCTCTACCGCGACAACATCTGCCGCAAGACCCGGCTCTTTCCGGGGATGGCGGCACTGCTCGACTTCATCGAAGGGCACGGAAAGAACTGGGGCGTGGTCACCAACAAACCGGCCTTCCTCACCCAGCCCCTGCTGGCGGCCCTGGGACTGACGGCCCGGGCTGCCTGCATCATCAGCGGCGACAGCCTACCCCAGCGCAAGCCGCACCCCGCCCCTCTGCTGGCGGGGTGCGCCCAGGCGGGCAGCACGCCGTGCCAGTGTCTGTACGTGGGTGATGCCCGGCGGGACATCCAGGCGGGACGGGCCGCCGGCATGGCCACCGCCGTCGCCCTGTTTGGCTACCTGGATCCGGCAGACGCCCCGGCAGACTGGGGCGCCGACGTCCTGGCCGACAGCGCGGCTGCGCTAAAGAGCTACCTCGCCGGCGGGCAGTAA
- a CDS encoding peptidylprolyl isomerase encodes MKIAQHKVVTLDYTLTGDDGNIIDQSQDGNFTYLHGAGNIIPGLERALADKAAGDTLQVSVAPEEAYGARNESLTQVVPRSAFATTDDVQVGGRFRAQAPDGQELIVTVVRIEGDQVTLDGNHPLAGEQLNFDVKVLDVRDATQEEIDHGHVHGAGGHPHE; translated from the coding sequence ATGAAGATCGCCCAGCACAAAGTCGTCACCCTTGACTACACCTTGACCGGTGATGACGGAAATATTATCGATCAGTCCCAGGATGGGAATTTCACTTACCTGCACGGTGCTGGCAATATCATCCCCGGCCTTGAAAGGGCACTCGCCGACAAAGCGGCGGGCGATACCCTGCAGGTTTCTGTAGCGCCTGAAGAGGCCTATGGCGCACGCAATGAATCCCTGACACAGGTGGTCCCCCGCAGCGCTTTTGCCACCACCGACGATGTCCAGGTAGGCGGCCGCTTTCGCGCCCAGGCGCCCGACGGACAGGAACTCATCGTCACCGTCGTCCGTATCGAGGGCGACCAGGTCACCCTGGACGGCAATCATCCCCTGGCCGGCGAACAGTTGAATTTCGATGTAAAAGTGCTGGACGTCAGAGACGCCACCCAGGAAGAAATCGACCACGGCCATGTGCACGGCGCAGGAGGGCACCCTCACGAATGA
- a CDS encoding MerR family transcriptional regulator: MLETVNSNPSDLPPIPGKRYFTIGEVSDLCDVKPHVLRYWEQEFPQLKPVKRRGNRRYYQHHDVVTIRQIRSLLYDQGFTIGGARQRLSGNKVKNETTQSKELVRQLRQELEELLEFLKD, encoded by the coding sequence ATGCTGGAAACGGTGAACAGCAATCCTAGCGATTTACCGCCCATACCGGGCAAACGCTATTTCACCATCGGTGAAGTGAGCGATCTGTGTGACGTGAAGCCTCATGTGCTGCGTTACTGGGAGCAGGAGTTTCCCCAGCTCAAACCGGTCAAGCGGCGCGGCAACCGGCGTTACTACCAGCATCACGATGTGGTGACCATCCGCCAGATTCGCAGCTTGTTGTACGACCAGGGTTTCACCATAGGCGGCGCGCGTCAGCGCCTGTCCGGCAACAAAGTCAAAAACGAGACCACCCAGTCCAAAGAATTGGTGCGCCAGCTGCGTCAGGAACTTGAGGAACTGTTAGAATTTCTCAAAGATTGA
- the ihfA gene encoding integration host factor subunit alpha: MALTKADMAERLFEELGLNKREAKDFVEAFFEEIRQSLERGEQVKLSGFGNFNLRDKKERPGRNPKTGEEIPITARRVVTFHPGQKLKARVEAYAGNGEQQS; encoded by the coding sequence ATGGCGTTGACCAAAGCGGATATGGCGGAAAGATTGTTTGAAGAGCTGGGGCTGAACAAACGGGAGGCAAAGGATTTCGTCGAAGCCTTTTTCGAGGAAATCCGTCAGTCTCTGGAGCGGGGGGAACAGGTAAAGCTGTCCGGTTTTGGCAATTTCAACCTGCGTGACAAGAAGGAACGCCCGGGGCGCAATCCCAAGACCGGGGAAGAAATTCCTATTACCGCCCGCCGGGTGGTCACCTTTCATCCCGGCCAAAAACTGAAAGCTCGGGTCGAGGCTTATGCTGGAAACGGTGAACAGCAATCCTAG
- a CDS encoding phenylalanine--tRNA ligase subunit beta has translation MKFNEQWLREWVNPDVSTADLAHQLTMAGLEVDAVEPVAPFFEGVVVAEVMTVAPHPNADRLRVCRVNAGQGEVLEIVCGAPDVSAGMRVPLARVGAVLPGGIKIKKSKLRGVTSEGVLCSARELGLADSADTLMPLDSDAEPGRDLRDYLRLNDVSIELGLTPNRGDCLSIAGVAREVGALNRMAVQAPAMAAVTPTIDDRFPVRVDHGEACPRYLGRVVRGVDASAETPLWMRERLRRAGLRPISPVVDVTNYVMLELGQPMHAFDLARLSGGIVVRLARGGEALTLLDGQTVTLDERTLVIADEEKALALAGVMGGLDSAVSSETRDLFLECAFFSPQHLAGCARRYGLHTDSSHRFERGVDPGLPRRAMERATALLRGIVGGEPGPVTGVDHSGHLPVRSEIVLRAQRLSAVLGAEFSPGEVTEILQRLGLDVVTGDGEWCVTPPSYRFDLAIEADLIEEVARIHGYTELPTRRPAVRLSIPAQSETRVSPDELREVLVARGYSEVVTYSFVDAALQSMLMPGEPALALANPLSSELAEMRTSLWPGLIQVLRHNLHRQQSRVRVFEMGACFRQRAGRLSEPQVLAGLVVGRVEPEQWGLPGREVDFFDAKGDVEDVLSRGGMGEDYVFEAADHPALHPGQSARIRTLSGEVVGLVGRLHPDWVKRLDLTHPPLLFELDMGLASRSRLPVFRELSRFPSIRRDLALIVGEEVAAAEVLRCVRESAGPLLQDLQLFDVYRGKGIESGKKSLALGLTLQDSSRTLIDEDVDKLTRQIVATLHDRFGAILRE, from the coding sequence ATGAAATTCAACGAACAATGGTTGCGCGAGTGGGTGAACCCTGATGTCTCCACGGCGGATTTGGCCCATCAACTCACCATGGCGGGTCTGGAAGTGGACGCCGTTGAACCCGTGGCGCCGTTTTTTGAAGGGGTGGTGGTTGCCGAAGTGATGACAGTCGCGCCGCATCCCAATGCGGATCGCCTGCGGGTATGCCGGGTCAATGCCGGCCAGGGTGAAGTGTTGGAGATCGTATGCGGCGCACCCGATGTTTCCGCGGGGATGCGCGTTCCGCTGGCGCGTGTCGGCGCAGTGCTGCCGGGTGGAATCAAGATCAAAAAAAGCAAACTCCGCGGCGTGACCTCCGAGGGTGTGTTGTGTTCAGCCAGGGAACTGGGTTTGGCGGACAGCGCCGACACTTTGATGCCTTTGGATTCCGATGCTGAGCCGGGCCGGGATCTGCGTGATTATCTTCGTCTCAACGATGTCAGCATTGAGCTGGGTCTGACGCCCAACCGCGGTGACTGCCTGAGTATCGCCGGGGTGGCGCGGGAAGTGGGGGCGTTGAACCGCATGGCGGTGCAGGCACCGGCCATGGCAGCGGTGACGCCCACGATCGACGACCGTTTTCCCGTTCGCGTTGACCATGGTGAGGCCTGCCCGCGCTACTTGGGCCGGGTCGTGCGCGGTGTCGACGCCAGCGCCGAAACGCCGTTGTGGATGCGCGAACGCCTGCGCCGGGCCGGGCTGCGGCCCATCAGTCCGGTGGTGGACGTGACCAACTACGTGATGTTGGAACTGGGGCAACCCATGCACGCTTTCGATTTGGCCCGTTTAAGCGGTGGCATTGTGGTGCGCCTGGCCCGCGGCGGCGAGGCACTGACTTTGTTGGACGGCCAGACCGTGACCTTGGATGAGCGCACCCTTGTGATTGCCGACGAAGAGAAGGCGCTGGCCCTGGCGGGCGTCATGGGCGGACTGGACAGTGCTGTCAGCAGTGAGACGCGGGATTTGTTTCTGGAGTGTGCCTTCTTCTCTCCCCAACACCTGGCGGGCTGCGCCCGCCGCTATGGTTTGCACACGGATTCGTCCCATCGTTTTGAGCGCGGGGTGGATCCCGGTTTGCCCCGGCGCGCCATGGAGCGGGCGACGGCCCTGTTACGGGGCATTGTCGGTGGCGAGCCGGGTCCGGTGACGGGCGTCGATCATAGCGGGCATCTGCCGGTTCGGAGTGAGATAGTGCTTCGTGCCCAGCGTCTGAGCGCGGTGCTGGGCGCGGAATTTTCACCCGGTGAGGTTACGGAAATACTGCAGCGGCTGGGCCTGGACGTGGTGACGGGGGACGGTGAGTGGTGCGTCACGCCGCCGAGTTATCGCTTTGACCTGGCCATCGAAGCGGATTTGATTGAAGAAGTGGCGCGCATTCACGGCTATACTGAATTGCCCACCCGGCGGCCCGCGGTGCGCCTGAGCATTCCGGCGCAAAGCGAAACCAGGGTGAGCCCCGATGAGCTGCGTGAGGTGCTGGTGGCGCGCGGTTATTCCGAAGTGGTGACGTACAGCTTTGTGGATGCGGCGCTGCAGAGCATGTTGATGCCCGGCGAGCCGGCTTTGGCGCTGGCCAATCCCCTGTCCTCCGAGCTGGCCGAGATGCGTACCAGCCTGTGGCCGGGCCTGATTCAGGTGCTGCGCCATAATCTGCATCGCCAGCAGTCGCGGGTGCGGGTGTTCGAAATGGGGGCGTGTTTTCGTCAGCGCGCCGGCCGGCTCAGCGAACCCCAGGTTCTGGCCGGTTTGGTCGTGGGCCGCGTGGAGCCGGAGCAGTGGGGGCTGCCGGGCCGGGAGGTGGATTTCTTCGATGCCAAGGGAGATGTGGAGGATGTGTTGTCCCGGGGGGGGATGGGCGAGGACTATGTGTTCGAAGCTGCGGACCATCCCGCGCTGCATCCCGGCCAGTCCGCCCGTATTCGCACCCTTTCGGGTGAAGTGGTGGGGCTTGTGGGGCGCTTGCACCCGGATTGGGTAAAGCGTCTGGACCTGACCCACCCGCCTCTGCTGTTTGAGTTGGACATGGGGCTGGCAAGCCGGTCCCGGCTGCCCGTTTTTCGTGAGTTGTCCCGGTTTCCCTCCATCCGCCGCGACCTTGCCCTGATTGTGGGGGAGGAGGTGGCTGCCGCCGAAGTCTTGCGCTGCGTCCGCGAAAGTGCCGGCCCGTTGCTGCAGGATCTTCAACTTTTTGACGTGTATCGCGGCAAAGGCATTGAATCCGGGAAAAAAAGCCTGGCCTTGGGCTTGACCTTGCAGGATTCTTCGCGCACCCTTATCGATGAAGATGTGGACAAGCTTACCAGGCAGATAGTGGCAACGCTCCATGATCGTTTCGGGGCTATCTTGAGAGAATAA